The Paenibacillus sophorae genome has a segment encoding these proteins:
- a CDS encoding nuclear transport factor 2 family protein yields the protein MLTNDQTQEAVRERAQEVFRNHLKHLSGGDIKAWVELWDENGVLEFPYGPAGFPEMKEGKADLYDYMQNFPKHFEVQYYWRCYH from the coding sequence ATGTTAACAAATGATCAAACCCAAGAAGCAGTTCGCGAAAGAGCACAGGAAGTATTCCGCAATCATCTGAAACATCTGTCGGGCGGGGATATTAAGGCATGGGTTGAATTGTGGGATGAGAACGGGGTACTGGAGTTCCCTTACGGTCCTGCAGGTTTCCCGGAAATGAAGGAAGGCAAGGCAGATCTCTACGACTACATGCAGAATTTTCCGAAGCACTTCGAAGTCCAGTATTATTGGCGATGTTACCATTGA
- a CDS encoding gamma carbonic anhydrase family protein produces the protein MSESGTFIGNNNTIGHGAILHNCMIGNDNVIGMNAVVLDGTTIENENVIAAGSVITGNSKITNRQLVAGSPGQVKKELSGNSLWWVQESSKQYLKLVERYDNQYKYTSALKS, from the coding sequence ATGTCAGAATCCGGGACTTTTATCGGTAATAACAATACGATTGGACATGGCGCGATTCTGCATAATTGTATGATTGGAAATGATAATGTTATCGGTATGAACGCTGTAGTGCTCGACGGGACAACGATTGAGAATGAGAATGTCATTGCAGCAGGCAGTGTCATTACAGGTAATAGCAAAATTACAAACCGGCAGCTTGTTGCAGGTTCCCCGGGACAAGTCAAAAAAGAATTATCCGGCAATTCTCTTTGGTGGGTACAAGAAAGTTCAAAACAATATTTGAAACTGGTAGAACGCTACGAT